A window of Formosa sp. Hel1_31_208 contains these coding sequences:
- a CDS encoding M14 family zinc carboxypeptidase, producing the protein MQIDTLKYLFNLYKETALYGRYISHKTIAPLLEKLGNKVEVARIGKSVNGLPIYALTFGVGEKKILMWSQMHGNESTTTKAIFDVLNVICSDEAIAKLIRQNCKVTIIPILNPDGAEAYARLNANGIDLNRDAQNLSQPESKVLKSVFEDVKPHFCFNLHGQRTIFSAGHTEFPATVSFLAPAQDHARSVTQTRSVAMEIITKMNDVLQQQIPNQVGVYDDSFNLNCVGDMFQALHVPTVLFEAGHYHEDYLREQTREYICQSLLVALDYIAQHTIDGTQSHSYAEIPKNEKRFYDIIIKNTDNKDIAIQYQETLIDGVIEFVPKVEKISNLDAYVAHKVLDAGGYRVLGRNNNTIKEGSEIDFVMINNEKFVLKW; encoded by the coding sequence ATGCAGATAGATACCTTAAAATACTTATTCAATTTGTATAAAGAGACAGCGCTTTATGGTCGCTATATTAGTCATAAAACAATTGCTCCTCTTCTTGAAAAATTAGGAAATAAAGTTGAAGTTGCGCGCATTGGAAAATCTGTAAATGGTTTACCTATTTATGCGTTAACTTTTGGAGTTGGAGAGAAAAAGATTTTAATGTGGTCGCAAATGCATGGTAATGAAAGTACAACTACAAAAGCCATTTTTGATGTGTTGAATGTGATTTGTAGTGATGAAGCTATTGCAAAATTGATCCGTCAGAATTGTAAAGTCACGATAATACCCATTTTAAACCCAGATGGAGCAGAGGCTTATGCGCGTTTAAATGCAAATGGAATTGATTTAAACAGGGATGCTCAAAACCTGTCACAGCCAGAATCAAAGGTTTTAAAATCGGTTTTCGAGGATGTTAAACCTCATTTTTGTTTTAATCTGCATGGTCAACGTACTATTTTTAGTGCGGGTCATACAGAATTTCCAGCAACAGTATCATTTTTAGCTCCTGCACAAGATCATGCACGATCCGTTACCCAGACACGGAGCGTTGCTATGGAAATTATAACCAAGATGAATGATGTGCTTCAGCAGCAAATTCCTAATCAGGTTGGTGTATATGACGATTCCTTTAATTTAAATTGCGTTGGAGATATGTTTCAGGCCTTACATGTGCCAACAGTTCTTTTTGAAGCAGGGCACTATCATGAGGATTATTTGAGGGAACAAACCAGGGAATATATATGTCAGTCACTTTTGGTGGCTCTAGATTATATCGCACAACATACAATAGATGGTACACAAAGTCATTCATATGCTGAAATTCCTAAAAATGAAAAACGATTTTATGATATCATTATTAAAAACACTGACAACAAAGACATTGCAATTCAATATCAAGAAACTTTAATTGATGGTGTCATCGAATTTGTGCCTAAAGTTGAGAAAATTTCAAATTTAGACGCTTATGTTGCGCACAAAGTACTGGATGCGGGAGGGTACAGGGTGTTAGGTAGGAATAATAACACAATAAAAGAGGGTAGCGAAATCGATTTCGTAATGATAAATAATGAAAAATTCGTACTAAAATGGTAA
- a CDS encoding TerC family protein, with amino-acid sequence MLEFLLTGDAIIALLTLTFLEIILGIDNIVFISIAANKLPEQHRSKATTIGLLLAMGQRVILLFFVSFLVGLSKPFYNLETSWFELHISWQALILFLGGLFLIYKSTSEIREKVTYPEHDADEVKGKTIKTLSNALVQILIIDFIFSIDSILTAVGMTNGLHPNTSYTLVLMVIAVMISIIIMIAFANPIRRFIDSNPSIQMLGLAFLILIGFMLITEAAHLSHTEFFGNKVGAIPKGYLYFAIAFSLFVEFLNYKISKKNPKS; translated from the coding sequence ATGCTTGAATTTTTGTTGACTGGTGATGCTATTATAGCCTTACTCACCTTAACATTTTTAGAAATCATATTAGGAATAGACAATATCGTATTCATTTCTATTGCTGCCAATAAGCTTCCTGAACAACACAGATCAAAAGCTACAACTATTGGCCTATTACTTGCTATGGGGCAGCGTGTGATATTATTATTCTTTGTATCATTCTTAGTTGGTTTATCAAAACCCTTCTATAATTTGGAAACCAGTTGGTTTGAACTCCATATTAGCTGGCAAGCTTTAATTTTATTTTTGGGAGGATTGTTTTTAATCTATAAAAGCACTTCGGAAATTCGCGAGAAAGTCACTTATCCTGAACACGATGCCGATGAAGTTAAAGGCAAGACTATAAAAACCCTATCCAATGCTTTAGTACAAATCTTAATCATTGATTTTATTTTTTCCATCGATTCAATCTTGACGGCAGTTGGAATGACAAATGGCTTGCATCCTAACACTTCTTACACACTTGTTTTAATGGTTATTGCGGTTATGATATCTATAATTATAATGATTGCATTTGCTAATCCAATTAGGCGCTTCATAGATAGCAACCCGAGTATTCAAATGCTAGGCTTAGCTTTTTTAATCCTTATTGGTTTTATGCTCATTACAGAAGCTGCTCACTTATCACACACAGAATTCTTTGGAAATAAGGTAGGTGCAATACCTAAAGGATACTTATATTTTGCAATTGCATTTTCATTGTTTGTTGAATTCTTGAACTATAAGATTAGTAAAAAAAATCCTAAGAGTTAG
- a CDS encoding retropepsin-like aspartic protease → MNKITRVLLFKFVITLSFVAFSQNASLKGGSVKSTNYYEEIDFEFEKNKIVIPVEIEGKIYRFLLDTGAPNIISKEVFEAIQPKQLKVVSTSDANNKKENLDIVQLKSIKLGETEFVNQSALVFDLNGSSIFSCFGIDGFIGSNLLRKSIIQIDADKKILKLTNKSKRLQLNKKQASKLKLVGNQSSPYIWVGVKGKVSGRELVLVDTGMGKLYDISRDNYEVFSSESIFNEIGESNGASSVSLFGEVPSNNQIRVHLPKLIINDFEIQNCITHTTEDNNSKLGAELLNHGIMTIDFKNRRFYFSAKTPILDVSEPEIGFTRTIKNNKLVIGYVWDKELQKVINYGDEIVSYDGLQLTNENFCDFVIKELEYQSKNKLQIVIRKVNSEVQSVAIQKKELQTLLNDFKISLN, encoded by the coding sequence ATGAATAAAATAACTCGAGTCTTATTATTCAAATTTGTGATTACGCTATCGTTTGTGGCGTTTTCGCAAAACGCAAGTTTAAAGGGTGGATCAGTAAAAAGCACTAATTATTATGAGGAAATAGACTTTGAATTTGAGAAAAATAAAATAGTTATACCTGTGGAAATTGAAGGGAAGATATATCGATTCTTACTTGATACAGGTGCTCCAAATATCATCTCGAAGGAAGTTTTTGAGGCCATTCAACCGAAGCAATTAAAGGTAGTATCAACTAGCGATGCAAACAATAAAAAGGAAAATCTAGACATAGTTCAATTAAAAAGTATTAAGCTAGGTGAAACGGAATTTGTCAACCAGTCAGCTTTAGTTTTTGATCTTAATGGGAGTTCTATTTTCTCTTGTTTTGGTATTGATGGATTTATTGGTAGTAATTTGCTCAGAAAGTCAATTATTCAAATAGATGCAGATAAAAAGATATTGAAGCTTACCAACAAATCAAAACGGTTACAATTAAATAAAAAACAGGCGTCTAAGTTAAAATTAGTTGGCAATCAAAGTAGTCCTTATATATGGGTAGGTGTTAAAGGTAAAGTTAGCGGAAGAGAATTAGTGCTTGTCGATACAGGAATGGGAAAACTCTATGATATATCTAGAGATAATTATGAAGTTTTTAGCTCTGAAAGCATATTTAATGAAATAGGGGAAAGCAATGGTGCATCATCCGTTAGTTTGTTTGGTGAAGTGCCTAGTAATAATCAGATTAGAGTCCATTTGCCAAAACTAATCATCAATGATTTTGAAATTCAGAATTGCATTACGCATACTACAGAAGATAATAATTCAAAATTAGGAGCTGAATTATTGAACCATGGTATCATGACTATCGATTTTAAAAACAGGCGTTTTTATTTCAGTGCAAAAACGCCAATACTTGATGTTAGTGAACCAGAAATTGGATTTACTCGAACGATAAAAAACAATAAGCTTGTTATAGGATATGTTTGGGATAAAGAATTGCAAAAGGTAATTAATTATGGAGATGAAATTGTATCATATGATGGTCTTCAGTTAACCAATGAAAACTTTTGTGATTTTGTAATCAAAGAATTAGAATACCAATCAAAAAATAAACTCCAAATTGTGATTAGAAAGGTAAATAGCGAAGTTCAGAGTGTCGCTATTCAGAAAAAAGAATTACAAACACTTTTAAATGATTTTAAAATTAGTTTGAATTAA
- a CDS encoding Crp/Fnr family transcriptional regulator has product MLKDLPDAVCKVLKTNMVTAHYKAGESVFSEGQKPKGVYRVRKGKVKKFTHTNFGTQHIFYVCKENEYLGYHAILSQELYPDSAVALLDSEIDFIPEHDFLKAVNSSHLLTQRLLKNLSHEFRVFINATKMLAKHTVRERAALNLLILESKFENGNNNQTEIIINRDDLASMVGTAKESVVRMLKDFKEEQLITTKRSSIFIQDYKGLVKVGNFL; this is encoded by the coding sequence TTGTTAAAAGATCTTCCAGATGCCGTTTGTAAGGTGCTTAAAACAAATATGGTCACTGCACATTATAAAGCGGGAGAGTCTGTTTTTAGCGAAGGTCAAAAACCCAAAGGGGTATATCGCGTGCGAAAAGGTAAGGTGAAGAAATTTACTCACACCAACTTCGGGACACAGCATATATTTTATGTATGTAAAGAAAACGAGTATCTTGGGTATCATGCCATTCTTAGTCAAGAATTATATCCAGATTCGGCCGTAGCACTTTTAGATTCTGAAATTGATTTTATCCCTGAACATGACTTCTTAAAAGCGGTTAACTCATCTCACCTTTTAACACAACGCCTTTTGAAGAATTTAAGTCATGAGTTCAGAGTCTTTATTAATGCTACAAAAATGCTCGCCAAACATACCGTTAGAGAACGAGCTGCGCTAAACCTATTGATATTAGAAAGCAAATTCGAAAACGGAAACAATAACCAAACAGAAATCATCATAAATAGAGATGATTTAGCTAGTATGGTAGGGACGGCAAAGGAATCTGTCGTACGCATGCTCAAAGACTTTAAAGAAGAGCAACTAATAACCACAAAACGGAGTAGTATTTTTATTCAGGATTATAAAGGTCTTGTAAAGGTTGGGAATTTTCTATAG
- a CDS encoding DUF4266 domain-containing protein, producing the protein MIKKAILCILVSSFLTSCVVVKEYEKVNLNDPDMVLADKKADRNILTAHSYREAAAGANGGKTGGGCGCN; encoded by the coding sequence ATGATCAAAAAGGCAATTCTTTGTATACTGGTATCTTCTTTTCTCACCTCTTGTGTGGTGGTAAAAGAGTATGAAAAAGTGAATTTAAATGATCCTGATATGGTTTTGGCCGACAAAAAAGCCGATCGAAACATACTAACCGCACATTCTTATCGTGAGGCAGCTGCTGGAGCGAATGGAGGAAAAACAGGTGGTGGCTGTGGATGTAACTAA
- a CDS encoding helix-turn-helix transcriptional regulator, with amino-acid sequence MINNEEFVKRLQKVIDFYGETASSFAEKIGVQRSSISHILSGRNKPSLDFVLKVLSSFPEVELYWLMNGKGQFPSQKNKTEVHPVSEDKELPIKNKTEISQISESDDKTIERIVIFYNDGTFKNFEQS; translated from the coding sequence ATGATAAACAATGAAGAATTTGTTAAACGACTCCAAAAAGTCATAGATTTCTACGGAGAAACAGCCTCTTCATTTGCTGAAAAAATTGGCGTGCAGCGCTCCAGTATTTCACACATATTATCAGGTAGAAATAAGCCTAGTTTAGATTTTGTTTTAAAGGTGCTTTCCTCCTTTCCGGAAGTAGAATTATATTGGTTAATGAATGGCAAGGGTCAGTTTCCATCTCAAAAAAATAAAACAGAGGTACATCCCGTTTCCGAAGACAAAGAACTTCCGATTAAAAATAAAACTGAGATTTCTCAAATTTCTGAATCCGACGACAAGACGATTGAACGCATTGTGATTTTTTATAATGACGGTACATTCAAGAATTTTGAACAGTCTTAA
- a CDS encoding DNA gyrase/topoisomerase IV subunit A — MSDENIDIIDSQDEPQESITRVTGMYKDWFLDYASYVILERAVPAIEDGFKPVQRRIMHSMKDLDDGRYNKVANIVGHTMQYHPHGDASIADAMVQIGQKDLLIDTQGNWGNILTGDRAAASRYIEARLSKFALDVVYNPKITEWQASYDGRRKEPVNLPVMFPLLLAQGGEGIAVGLSTKILPHNFIELIDASIKHLNGKRFTIYPDFPTAGIIDTSNYNDGLRGGKIRVRAKISPLNKNTLVITEIPYGTNTSSLIDSILKANDKGKIKIKKIEDNTAADVEILVHLPSGISPDKTIDALYAFTNCESSISPLGCVIEDNKPFFVGVSEMLRRSTDNTVVLLKSELEIKLGEYEEQWHFASLERIFIEKRIYRDIEEEETWEGVITAIDKGLQPHTKHLKRAITEEDIVRLTEIRIKRISKFDIDKAQQKIDALEDQIAEVKHHLANLIAYAIAYFQRLKKDYGEGRERKTEIKTFEDVDATKVVIRNTKLYVNRVEGFVGTSLRRDEYVCDCSDIDDIIVFTKTGKMMVTKVDSKTFIGKDIMHVAVFKKKDKRTIYNLMYRDGAKGPTYVKRFAVTSVTRDKEYDLTNGNKGSIVWYFSANPNGEAEVVSIHLRQAGSIKKLKWDLDFADILIKGRASKGNVVTKYAIKKIELKEKGVSTLKPRKIWFDDTVQRLNVDERGELVGEFRGEDRLLIITQSGIVKTILPELSTHFDDDMIVLEKWIPKKPISVIYYNGEKEIYYVKRFLIENEGREESFIPEHPGSQLEIVSTDWKPMAEIEFKKERGKDRKANETVNLEEFIAVKGISALGNQLTKEKINQVNLLEPLPYEAPEDTPAEEIEVVDEMVESVTSENEPENQSTKTTETDPDDDTESGLDDQGQITLF, encoded by the coding sequence ATGAGTGATGAGAATATAGATATCATAGATAGTCAAGACGAACCTCAAGAAAGCATTACTAGAGTAACGGGAATGTATAAAGATTGGTTTCTAGATTATGCATCTTACGTTATTTTAGAACGTGCTGTGCCAGCTATAGAAGACGGGTTTAAGCCAGTACAGCGTCGTATCATGCATTCTATGAAAGATTTAGATGATGGCAGGTACAATAAAGTGGCTAATATTGTTGGTCATACCATGCAATATCATCCGCATGGAGATGCGAGTATCGCTGATGCCATGGTGCAAATTGGTCAAAAGGACTTATTAATTGACACTCAAGGAAACTGGGGAAATATTCTTACTGGAGATAGAGCTGCCGCTTCTCGATATATAGAAGCGCGTCTGTCTAAATTTGCTTTAGATGTTGTTTATAATCCGAAGATAACAGAGTGGCAAGCAAGTTATGATGGCCGTCGCAAAGAACCAGTTAATCTTCCGGTCATGTTCCCATTATTACTTGCTCAAGGCGGAGAAGGTATTGCTGTAGGTCTATCTACAAAAATCTTACCTCACAATTTTATTGAGCTTATTGATGCGTCTATCAAGCATCTCAATGGAAAAAGGTTTACGATATATCCTGATTTCCCAACAGCCGGTATTATTGATACGTCTAATTATAACGATGGTTTACGAGGTGGAAAAATAAGAGTGCGTGCTAAGATTTCTCCACTTAACAAAAACACTTTAGTTATTACAGAGATTCCTTATGGCACAAATACCTCTTCCCTAATCGATTCTATTTTAAAAGCGAATGATAAAGGAAAGATCAAGATTAAAAAGATTGAGGATAATACAGCGGCTGATGTTGAAATTTTAGTCCATTTACCAAGTGGAATTTCACCTGATAAGACTATAGATGCTTTATATGCCTTTACCAATTGCGAATCCTCTATTTCTCCCTTGGGATGTGTAATAGAAGATAACAAACCTTTCTTTGTTGGAGTAAGTGAAATGCTAAGACGTTCAACGGACAATACCGTGGTACTCCTAAAAAGTGAACTAGAAATAAAATTAGGTGAATATGAGGAGCAATGGCATTTTGCGTCTTTAGAGCGAATATTTATTGAAAAACGTATCTATCGAGATATTGAAGAAGAAGAAACTTGGGAAGGTGTTATTACGGCTATCGATAAAGGTTTGCAGCCACATACTAAGCATTTAAAACGTGCGATCACTGAAGAAGATATCGTGCGTCTTACCGAAATACGAATTAAACGTATATCAAAATTTGATATTGATAAGGCACAACAAAAAATTGATGCTCTTGAAGATCAAATCGCTGAGGTAAAACATCATTTAGCAAATTTGATTGCCTATGCCATTGCTTATTTTCAACGTTTAAAAAAAGACTATGGAGAAGGTCGTGAACGTAAGACAGAAATCAAAACGTTTGAAGATGTTGACGCAACTAAGGTTGTGATAAGAAACACGAAACTTTATGTTAATAGAGTTGAAGGTTTTGTTGGTACCTCATTGCGTAGAGATGAATACGTTTGCGATTGCAGTGATATTGATGATATTATCGTATTTACCAAAACTGGTAAAATGATGGTTACCAAAGTTGATAGTAAGACCTTTATAGGAAAAGATATTATGCATGTGGCGGTCTTTAAGAAAAAAGACAAACGCACCATATATAATTTGATGTATCGCGATGGTGCTAAAGGACCAACATATGTTAAACGATTTGCAGTCACCTCAGTGACTAGAGATAAAGAGTATGACCTCACTAATGGAAATAAAGGTTCGATAGTATGGTATTTTTCCGCAAATCCAAATGGAGAAGCTGAGGTAGTAAGCATTCACCTCCGCCAAGCCGGCAGTATTAAAAAGCTTAAGTGGGATTTGGATTTTGCCGATATTTTAATAAAAGGACGTGCATCTAAAGGCAATGTGGTAACTAAATATGCGATTAAGAAAATAGAGCTAAAAGAAAAGGGAGTCTCTACTTTAAAACCACGTAAAATATGGTTCGATGATACGGTACAACGCTTAAATGTAGACGAAAGAGGTGAGCTTGTAGGTGAGTTTAGAGGTGAAGACCGATTGCTCATCATTACACAATCAGGAATTGTTAAAACGATTTTACCAGAATTAAGCACGCATTTTGATGATGACATGATTGTACTTGAAAAATGGATTCCGAAAAAACCAATTTCAGTAATTTACTACAATGGTGAAAAGGAGATTTACTACGTAAAACGTTTCTTAATAGAAAATGAAGGTAGAGAAGAATCTTTTATTCCAGAGCATCCTGGGTCTCAATTGGAAATTGTTTCAACGGATTGGAAGCCTATGGCTGAAATAGAATTTAAAAAAGAGCGAGGGAAAGATCGTAAAGCTAATGAGACGGTTAACCTGGAAGAATTTATTGCAGTTAAAGGCATATCGGCGCTTGGAAATCAATTAACCAAAGAAAAGATTAATCAGGTGAATCTGCTAGAGCCACTGCCTTATGAGGCTCCTGAAGATACGCCAGCAGAGGAAATTGAAGTTGTAGATGAAATGGTAGAATCTGTGACTTCGGAAAATGAACCCGAGAACCAATCAACCAAAACGACAGAAACAGATCCTGATGACGATACGGAATCTGGATTGGATGATCAAGGTCAGATCACGCTCTTTTAG
- a CDS encoding DUF3570 domain-containing protein — protein MKNLIILLVALLSIKMTQAQDSTNVYKKRVLETTEADFLSSYYSQDGDNAAVSGGLGTEELTDVTATFIVSIPLNDDNVLTIDAGVSAYTSASSSNVGPFDGNSPADPFVASSGASESDVWNNITGTYSHSSDDRNDIWSAKLAVSAEYDYFSVGVGGSYTKLFNEKNTEVSVNTNIYIDTWNALYPTELRPFVEGGAGLTSNIFTQNTITGNQNYNPDFKTFDSEGRNSYALGFGFSQILSKKLQGSLALDLVMQDGLLSTPFQRVYFSDIADSFIENFQLADDIERLPDSRFKVAIGGRLNYYINETFMLRTFYRYYFDDWGIKSHTASAELPIKVSDKFTLYPSYRFYNQTVADYFRAYEGHLSTSEFYTSDYDLSKYNANQWSFGASYTDIFTKFHIWKFGLKSIDLKYTQYDRNNTLSANIITTGFKFIMD, from the coding sequence TTGAAAAACTTAATAATTTTACTAGTTGCGCTCTTGTCTATTAAAATGACGCAAGCACAGGATTCAACAAATGTGTATAAGAAACGTGTTTTAGAAACAACCGAAGCTGATTTTTTATCAAGTTATTATTCTCAAGATGGTGATAATGCTGCTGTAAGTGGAGGCCTGGGAACTGAAGAATTGACTGATGTTACCGCTACATTTATTGTGTCTATTCCTTTAAATGATGACAATGTATTGACGATTGATGCGGGCGTTTCTGCCTATACTTCGGCATCTTCAAGTAATGTCGGCCCTTTTGATGGCAATAGTCCTGCTGATCCATTTGTAGCTAGTTCAGGAGCATCAGAATCTGATGTTTGGAATAATATTACAGGAACTTATAGTCATAGTTCAGATGACAGAAATGATATATGGTCTGCTAAACTTGCAGTTTCAGCAGAGTATGACTATTTCTCAGTTGGTGTTGGTGGAAGTTATACGAAGTTGTTCAATGAAAAAAATACTGAAGTTAGTGTTAATACAAACATTTATATCGATACATGGAATGCTTTATATCCAACAGAATTACGTCCGTTTGTTGAAGGTGGAGCAGGATTAACTAGCAATATATTCACGCAAAATACAATTACGGGTAATCAAAACTATAATCCAGATTTTAAAACTTTTGACAGTGAAGGCCGAAATTCTTATGCCTTAGGGTTTGGTTTTTCACAAATACTATCTAAGAAACTGCAAGGTTCTTTAGCTTTGGATTTGGTTATGCAGGACGGTTTATTATCTACGCCTTTTCAACGTGTGTATTTTAGCGATATAGCCGACTCGTTCATAGAGAATTTTCAATTAGCAGATGATATTGAACGCTTACCAGACTCTAGATTTAAAGTGGCTATTGGTGGTAGACTTAATTATTATATTAATGAAACTTTTATGCTTAGAACGTTTTACCGCTATTATTTTGATGACTGGGGAATTAAGTCACATACAGCGAGCGCGGAGTTGCCAATAAAAGTTTCGGATAAGTTTACATTGTATCCGTCATATCGTTTTTATAATCAAACAGTAGCTGATTATTTTAGAGCTTATGAAGGCCATCTGTCTACTTCAGAGTTTTATACCTCAGACTATGATCTTTCAAAGTATAATGCCAATCAATGGAGTTTTGGTGCCTCTTATACTGACATCTTTACCAAATTCCACATTTGGAAATTTGGTTTAAAGAGTATCGATCTCAAATACACACAGTACGACAGGAATAACACGCTTAGTGCTAATATTATTACGACAGGATTCAAATTTATTATGGACTAA
- a CDS encoding thioredoxin family protein → MNKSICLIVLLLAMTSAHAQHWLTDFDEAKAVALKEQKTIILVFQGSDWCAPCIKLDKEIWQTEEFQNYAKDHFVMLKADFPKRKKNALSETLQAHNNKLAETYNKSGYFPYVVVLDEKGKMLASSGYKKTSPTEYIKFLEAFKS, encoded by the coding sequence ATGAATAAATCCATATGCTTAATAGTACTGTTGTTAGCGATGACTTCAGCACATGCTCAACACTGGTTAACAGATTTTGATGAGGCAAAGGCTGTCGCTTTAAAAGAACAAAAGACCATTATATTGGTATTTCAGGGGTCTGATTGGTGTGCGCCATGTATCAAATTAGATAAAGAGATCTGGCAGACTGAAGAATTCCAAAACTATGCTAAAGATCATTTTGTGATGTTAAAGGCAGACTTTCCAAAGCGAAAAAAGAATGCTTTGAGCGAAACCTTGCAAGCTCATAATAACAAATTAGCCGAAACCTATAACAAGAGTGGGTATTTCCCTTATGTTGTTGTTTTAGATGAAAAGGGCAAAATGTTAGCGTCTTCAGGATATAAGAAAACGTCTCCTACTGAGTATATCAAATTTTTAGAGGCATTTAAATCCTAG
- a CDS encoding FAD:protein FMN transferase, translating into MKQYYITIVFVLSAFYTEAQTTHKQTLKLMGSRFDITVVAKDSIEANTYIDLAVSEISRIENLISSWDPKSQTSEINRNAGIKAVVVDQELFNLINRAISISMLTDGAFDISYASMDRIWKFDGSMTQMPSAEQIKASVEKVGFENIVLDISKNTVFLKEKGMKIGFGAIGKGYAADMAKSLLINKGVVAGIINASGDMNTWGKQINGKDWKVAITNPLDKNKAFALLPITNGAVVTSGNYEKEVTFNGKRYTHIIDPRTGYPSTGLISVTVFAPKAELADALATSVFVMGKDVGINRINQLPNIECIIIDENGNLFSSENIKIDKI; encoded by the coding sequence GTGAAACAATATTATATAACCATAGTTTTTGTGCTTTCTGCATTTTATACTGAAGCTCAAACAACACATAAGCAAACCTTAAAGCTTATGGGCAGTCGCTTTGATATTACGGTGGTTGCTAAAGACTCGATTGAAGCAAACACTTATATTGATTTAGCAGTTTCAGAAATTAGTAGAATAGAAAACCTTATTTCATCGTGGGATCCAAAATCTCAAACCTCCGAAATTAACCGCAACGCAGGGATTAAAGCAGTTGTCGTTGATCAAGAGCTCTTTAATCTCATTAATCGTGCGATATCAATATCTATGCTTACTGATGGCGCTTTTGATATTTCTTATGCATCTATGGATCGTATTTGGAAGTTTGATGGCAGCATGACGCAAATGCCCTCTGCAGAACAAATAAAAGCATCAGTGGAAAAGGTAGGTTTTGAAAACATTGTTTTAGATATTTCAAAAAACACGGTCTTCTTGAAAGAGAAGGGGATGAAAATCGGATTTGGAGCCATCGGCAAAGGTTATGCGGCAGATATGGCTAAATCGCTATTAATAAATAAAGGTGTTGTCGCTGGAATTATCAATGCTTCAGGAGATATGAATACCTGGGGAAAACAAATTAATGGCAAAGACTGGAAAGTTGCTATTACAAATCCTTTAGATAAAAATAAAGCCTTTGCGCTTTTGCCAATAACAAATGGGGCTGTTGTTACTTCTGGTAATTATGAAAAAGAAGTAACCTTTAACGGAAAGCGATATACTCATATTATTGACCCAAGAACAGGCTATCCATCGACAGGGTTGATAAGTGTAACCGTTTTTGCGCCAAAAGCTGAACTCGCAGATGCACTGGCAACTTCAGTTTTTGTGATGGGTAAAGACGTGGGGATCAATAGAATAAATCAGTTACCTAATATAGAATGTATTATTATCGATGAAAATGGAAATCTATTTTCATCTGAAAATATTAAAATAGACAAAATATGA